In the genome of Limnobaculum zhutongyuii, one region contains:
- the gspL gene encoding type II secretion system protein GspL, with product MVCVAGWSGICPERLNSWDQLSQLRSHPLSHYVCLLLPTSDLIFRRFKLPKKWALHQTPQFTWIAEDSLMGEIDDLHWTVMRRAGGELDTVAVRSAKLQQWLDACNNAGLKVIQALPDALLLPENPQGHTVVSLEDQWWVRYDTGASVVETPLLPDLLVRLPQGTRRSYGDLPEGMTTDEANPWQHPLLLIQERWRAERLNVLHGVFSQTDNRAEILKRWKKPLILSVILAFCLSLFPQFAVLWNVKDRQSALAEETRQVYQRYLPGEVPPSNLKYHFEKNINKAKSGFFTQLEQLDMMKQAYPDIEVRSVKYDGKNGALTLDVSSMEKDRISAFVTQTQPIFGFTLQPGSTNPPYTGVLIGGDVAK from the coding sequence GTGGTGTGCGTTGCAGGCTGGAGTGGCATCTGCCCCGAGCGTCTGAACAGTTGGGATCAATTATCTCAACTGCGGTCACATCCGTTATCACATTATGTTTGCCTGTTACTTCCTACCAGCGATCTGATCTTCCGTCGTTTTAAGTTACCTAAAAAATGGGCTCTGCATCAAACCCCGCAGTTTACCTGGATAGCAGAAGACTCACTGATGGGTGAAATTGATGATTTGCACTGGACCGTTATGCGCCGTGCAGGAGGCGAGCTGGATACTGTGGCAGTACGCAGTGCCAAACTGCAGCAGTGGCTGGATGCGTGTAACAATGCCGGACTTAAAGTGATTCAGGCATTACCGGATGCTTTGTTGCTGCCGGAAAATCCTCAGGGGCATACCGTTGTTTCTCTGGAAGATCAGTGGTGGGTTCGCTATGACACGGGTGCCAGCGTGGTGGAAACTCCGCTATTACCTGATTTACTGGTTCGTTTGCCTCAGGGAACCAGACGTAGCTATGGTGATTTACCGGAAGGTATGACGACGGATGAAGCTAATCCGTGGCAGCATCCATTACTGTTAATTCAGGAACGCTGGCGTGCTGAGCGGCTCAATGTACTGCATGGCGTGTTTAGCCAGACCGATAACCGCGCTGAGATTTTAAAACGCTGGAAAAAACCACTGATTCTTTCTGTGATTCTGGCTTTTTGTCTGAGTCTGTTTCCTCAGTTTGCCGTGTTGTGGAACGTGAAAGACCGCCAGAGCGCTCTGGCCGAGGAAACCCGGCAGGTATATCAACGTTATCTTCCCGGAGAGGTACCGCCCAGCAACCTCAAATATCACTTTGAAAAAAACATTAATAAAGCAAAAAGTGGATTTTTTACTCAATTAGAACAGCTGGATATGATGAAACAAGCCTATCCGGATATTGAGGTTCGCTCAGTAAAATATGATGGCAAGAACGGAGCATTGACGCTGGATGTTAGCTCAATGGAAAAAGACCGCATCTCCGCGTTTGTTACACAAACTCAGCCGATCTTTGGCTTTACGTTGCAGCCAGGTTCGACAAATCCGCCATATACCGGCGTTCTGATTGGGGGAGATGTCGCAAAATGA
- the gspJ gene encoding type II secretion system minor pseudopilin GspJ, whose protein sequence is MNALKRARQQGFTMMEVIIALVIFAMISMMAWQILNGSMSNSAVSDAQSARFNQLQMTYSRLERDFSQAMPRAPVGSSAAFQLRDGILVLTTQDSVASLGNPQSADLIRVSWWLKDNQVYRGIASVLDGASVTDWTKIPMIDRVKKMDWRFFNTDWQPQWEEAEMIPKGIELTLTLEDDTVWRWVFMTPGNWPKGGTSSIQGTDENDPNAGEQKPDADKPGEAAPTATPPTQGDSSPNAGGAK, encoded by the coding sequence ATGAACGCCTTAAAGCGTGCGCGCCAGCAGGGGTTCACCATGATGGAGGTGATCATTGCGCTGGTGATATTTGCCATGATCAGCATGATGGCGTGGCAAATATTAAACGGTTCAATGAGCAATTCTGCCGTATCGGATGCTCAATCGGCGCGGTTTAATCAGCTACAAATGACCTACAGCCGATTGGAACGTGATTTTTCGCAGGCAATGCCTCGAGCCCCCGTTGGCAGCAGTGCGGCGTTCCAATTGAGAGATGGCATCTTAGTTTTGACCACTCAGGACAGCGTGGCCAGTCTGGGAAATCCGCAAAGTGCCGATCTGATACGGGTTTCATGGTGGCTGAAAGATAATCAGGTTTATCGCGGTATCGCTTCAGTACTGGATGGTGCCAGTGTGACTGACTGGACCAAGATCCCAATGATTGACCGTGTAAAGAAAATGGATTGGCGCTTTTTTAATACCGACTGGCAGCCCCAGTGGGAAGAGGCGGAAATGATACCCAAAGGTATCGAACTAACGTTAACACTGGAAGACGATACGGTATGGCGTTGGGTGTTTATGACTCCGGGCAACTGGCCTAAGGGTGGAACCTCAAGCATTCAGGGGACAGATGAAAATGACCCAAATGCAGGGGAACAAAAACCGGATGCGGATAAACCGGGAGAGGCAGCTCCAACCGCCACACCGCCAACGCAGGGTGACAGCTCGCCAAATGCAGGAGGTGCTAAATGA
- a CDS encoding prepilin peptidase: MSSAEQLFFLLRGEYLWLFCLLSAVLGAVVGSFLGVVIERLPLMLNHQPGEPELSLALPRSHCSQCLHPLYWWENIPIASWLALRGRCSQCHSAIPARLLWIEVTTALLFCLMAILIPSPERLLAAWILVGFLLALSLIDWWHMLLPDALTQPLLWLGLLINAGSGAVKLSDAVYGAVAGYLCLWLLYWLFRGLTGKEGLGYGDFKLLAALGAWLGWQALPFLCLIAGLSGMFIGVWKIWRSGKQMPFPFGPCLSISGAILFIFYNSHIYL; encoded by the coding sequence ATGAGTTCAGCAGAACAGCTGTTTTTTCTGCTGCGGGGTGAATATTTGTGGTTATTTTGTCTGCTAAGTGCGGTGCTGGGTGCCGTTGTTGGTAGCTTTTTGGGAGTGGTGATAGAGCGTTTGCCCTTGATGCTTAATCATCAGCCGGGGGAACCAGAGCTGAGTCTGGCTCTGCCACGCTCTCATTGCTCACAATGTCTGCACCCGTTGTACTGGTGGGAGAATATTCCCATCGCTAGCTGGCTGGCATTACGCGGACGTTGCAGTCAGTGTCACAGTGCCATACCCGCTCGATTATTATGGATAGAGGTGACAACAGCATTACTGTTTTGCCTGATGGCGATATTAATACCATCACCAGAGAGATTATTAGCGGCATGGATACTGGTCGGGTTTTTACTGGCGCTTAGCCTGATTGATTGGTGGCATATGTTATTGCCGGATGCATTAACACAACCGCTACTTTGGCTGGGATTGCTGATTAATGCCGGTAGTGGTGCGGTTAAATTATCTGATGCCGTCTATGGTGCCGTTGCCGGTTATCTGTGCTTATGGTTGCTCTATTGGTTGTTTCGGGGACTGACGGGGAAAGAGGGGCTGGGCTATGGTGATTTTAAACTGCTGGCTGCATTGGGTGCCTGGTTAGGATGGCAAGCGCTACCCTTTTTATGTCTGATTGCGGGTCTGTCAGGAATGTTCATTGGTGTCTGGAAAATCTGGCGCTCGGGAAAACAGATGCCATTTCCATTTGGTCCTTGTTTAAGTATTTCCGGAGCAATATTATTTATATTTTATAATTCGCATATATATCTTTAG
- a CDS encoding chitinase, with protein sequence MKMKLLSKAFLVLGFCSMASSAMALEAWSGQEGSDNYQVIYSGNVYTNAWWVGASDCPASSIQNPDSNAWRFVRAATEQEIKQYGNPTTCDVSNGAGAVVAPNFDNTQSYTKGTVVAAAGATYKATADIPDHTFEPGKSNPWKAYAAAPGWAADKVYDAGEIVIVNGQGYKSLFYNIGDNPASVDNQSPDGNNGRPWQSLGPLTNFTDQELAKAPTLNLEMTYASGALVKYQSIPYVAQSQVHKVKPDDKTSWEIYIDWTGTKERVGKPNSTWPKHVYAPYVDFTLNSIPDLASLSKSQNITHYTLAFIVAKDANTCLPTWGTAYNINDYTQYRKIKELREAGGDVMVSIGGANNTPLAAACKNVDDLQKQYYDIVDNLNLNVLDFDIEGNWVADSESIQRRNEAVKKVQDRWRQEGRKVGIWYTLPILPTGLTQEGIYVLNDAKAKGVDLAGVNVMTMDYGNSICQSAGTEGQNIHAKCATSAVDNLFSQVKAIWPEKDDATVNGMLGTTPMIGYNDVQGEVFFMSDARVVFQQAKDRNIGMIGIWSMFRDQPGTAGYVGPENSGMTEQQAPIYAYSKVFAPFTTTSGGQPVPPVTGNVPPVANAGISQTVDGSQAITLDGSGSTDQDGDALTYQWEQTGGPAVTLTGADAAKATFSVEQPVQHATYKFRLTVKDSEHSAYADTTVSVVNAAQPIAPTLTLAPSWQVQSGSQVVITATATDPDSTGNQLTWSWTIPSQLTQVTGQGTNTLTITAPSVTTVKSYQLTARVIDQNNLSATANTALQVNPVATPTPPTPSGDYQYTYPKDISKYTAGTRVLGKDGSIYECKPFPYSGWCSQAAWAYEPGKGVNWKDAWDKR encoded by the coding sequence ATGAAGATGAAGTTGCTATCGAAAGCATTCCTGGTACTGGGCTTTTGTAGCATGGCCTCGTCGGCCATGGCACTGGAAGCCTGGAGTGGTCAGGAAGGGAGTGATAATTATCAGGTTATCTATTCCGGTAATGTGTATACCAATGCCTGGTGGGTAGGGGCAAGTGATTGTCCTGCCAGCTCAATTCAGAATCCTGACAGTAACGCATGGCGTTTTGTCAGGGCAGCGACCGAACAGGAAATAAAGCAGTACGGTAACCCGACTACCTGTGATGTATCTAATGGTGCTGGCGCAGTCGTTGCCCCTAATTTTGATAATACACAGTCCTATACTAAGGGAACCGTTGTTGCTGCTGCTGGCGCTACTTATAAGGCAACAGCAGATATTCCCGATCATACTTTTGAACCAGGAAAATCCAATCCCTGGAAGGCTTACGCTGCGGCTCCCGGATGGGCTGCGGATAAAGTTTATGATGCCGGAGAGATTGTTATTGTAAATGGTCAGGGTTATAAATCTTTGTTCTATAACATCGGTGATAACCCAGCCAGTGTTGATAACCAAAGCCCGGATGGTAATAACGGTCGCCCATGGCAGTCATTGGGTCCACTTACTAACTTTACCGATCAGGAATTGGCTAAAGCACCAACCCTGAATTTAGAAATGACCTACGCAAGCGGGGCTCTGGTTAAGTATCAAAGCATTCCTTATGTTGCGCAGTCGCAGGTTCATAAAGTGAAACCCGATGATAAAACATCCTGGGAGATTTACATTGACTGGACTGGCACCAAAGAGCGCGTTGGTAAACCAAACTCAACATGGCCAAAACATGTTTATGCTCCTTATGTCGACTTTACGCTAAACAGCATCCCTGACTTAGCTTCTCTGTCGAAAAGCCAGAATATTACTCACTACACGCTGGCCTTTATTGTGGCTAAAGATGCGAATACCTGTCTGCCAACCTGGGGTACAGCCTATAACATTAACGACTATACCCAATACAGAAAGATTAAAGAGCTACGCGAAGCAGGCGGTGATGTAATGGTTTCTATCGGTGGAGCCAACAACACTCCGCTGGCAGCGGCCTGTAAAAACGTAGATGACCTGCAAAAACAGTACTATGACATTGTTGATAACCTGAATCTTAACGTTCTGGACTTTGATATTGAAGGTAACTGGGTTGCAGATAGTGAGTCGATTCAACGACGCAACGAAGCGGTGAAAAAAGTACAGGATCGCTGGCGTCAGGAAGGTCGTAAAGTGGGTATCTGGTATACCTTGCCAATTCTGCCAACCGGATTAACTCAGGAAGGGATCTATGTACTGAATGATGCTAAAGCCAAGGGTGTGGATCTGGCTGGGGTTAACGTGATGACCATGGATTACGGTAACAGCATTTGTCAGTCAGCAGGAACAGAGGGGCAAAATATTCACGCTAAGTGTGCGACATCAGCAGTTGATAATCTGTTTTCTCAGGTAAAAGCCATTTGGCCTGAAAAAGACGATGCTACCGTAAATGGGATGTTAGGTACCACACCAATGATCGGCTATAACGACGTTCAGGGTGAAGTATTCTTTATGTCTGATGCGCGAGTCGTTTTCCAGCAGGCGAAAGATCGTAATATCGGCATGATCGGTATTTGGTCAATGTTCCGCGACCAGCCGGGAACTGCCGGATATGTAGGGCCGGAAAATAGCGGGATGACCGAGCAGCAGGCACCAATATATGCCTACAGTAAAGTCTTTGCCCCGTTCACTACAACCAGCGGTGGTCAGCCAGTTCCTCCGGTGACCGGAAATGTTCCTCCGGTTGCTAATGCGGGTATCAGCCAGACGGTTGATGGCTCGCAAGCAATCACTCTGGATGGTTCCGGCTCTACCGATCAGGATGGTGATGCGCTTACCTATCAGTGGGAGCAGACCGGTGGACCAGCCGTTACTCTGACGGGTGCTGATGCGGCGAAAGCCACCTTTAGTGTTGAACAACCGGTACAGCACGCAACCTATAAGTTCCGTCTGACGGTTAAAGACTCTGAACACAGTGCCTATGCGGATACGACCGTTTCCGTGGTTAATGCGGCGCAACCAATCGCACCAACATTAACGCTGGCTCCTAGCTGGCAGGTACAAAGTGGTAGTCAGGTAGTGATTACGGCGACAGCGACCGATCCTGATAGTACTGGTAATCAGTTAACCTGGAGCTGGACTATCCCAAGTCAATTGACTCAGGTTACCGGACAAGGTACCAATACCCTGACCATTACGGCACCATCCGTCACGACAGTGAAGAGCTATCAACTGACAGCTCGGGTTATTGACCAAAATAACCTGAGTGCAACGGCAAATACTGCGCTACAGGTCAACCCGGTAGCGACACCAACGCCACCGACTCCATCAGGGGATTATCAATATACATATCCGAAAGATATCAGCAAATATACTGCCGGAACCCGTGTGTTAGGGAAAGATGGCAGCATTTATGAGTGTAAACCATTCCCATATTCTGGCTGGTGTAGCCAGGCAGCGTGGGCTTATGAACCGGGTAAAGGCGTTAACTGGAAAGACGCCTGGGATAAACGTTAA
- the gspK gene encoding type II secretion system minor pseudopilin GspK: protein MNSASKRRQRGVALLVVLILLVLMSVLAARISQQFTRNLQKIQFQLGQQTLRWNSDAAVQLAIIRLGDDLADGKKPSSLDQSWAQPISVKTEDYQLDSQVFDAQTCFNVNSLLAPDNSTTSPLPGEKAMTQKVVEYLMTNAGINSATAETLFNELTVYLGIDSGSDNSKASSAAEAFRAMQPPRVPAKQMMYSISELKLLPGFPVESYARLSKLLCALPNTKTKVNINSLTQQQAPLLSGLFLGELTADDASQLISKRPDSGWESVEAFRAQLEKQFPVKGKEASADSYMTVNSNFFTVYTTGRTDNLTLRFVDNLYLDEETREASRWLHRYRTIE, encoded by the coding sequence ATGAATAGCGCATCCAAACGGCGTCAGCGAGGTGTTGCTCTGTTAGTGGTACTGATTCTGCTGGTATTAATGTCGGTGTTGGCTGCCCGTATTAGCCAGCAGTTTACGCGGAACTTGCAGAAGATTCAGTTTCAACTGGGTCAGCAAACTTTACGGTGGAATTCTGATGCGGCCGTGCAACTGGCGATTATCCGCCTGGGTGACGATTTAGCCGACGGGAAAAAGCCAAGTTCACTGGATCAGTCCTGGGCTCAGCCCATAAGTGTAAAAACGGAAGATTACCAATTAGACAGTCAGGTATTCGATGCACAAACCTGTTTTAACGTCAACAGCTTGCTGGCACCGGATAACAGTACGACTTCACCTTTACCGGGTGAAAAGGCGATGACACAAAAAGTGGTGGAATACCTGATGACTAACGCCGGAATTAATTCGGCAACGGCAGAGACGCTGTTTAACGAACTGACGGTGTATTTAGGCATCGATAGCGGCAGTGATAACAGTAAAGCCAGTTCGGCGGCGGAAGCCTTCAGGGCTATGCAACCGCCTAGAGTACCGGCTAAGCAGATGATGTACTCCATTAGTGAACTGAAGTTGCTGCCGGGGTTTCCGGTGGAGTCTTATGCCAGGCTGAGCAAATTGCTTTGTGCACTACCTAATACCAAAACCAAAGTGAATATCAATTCATTGACGCAGCAGCAGGCTCCTCTGCTTTCAGGATTATTTTTAGGAGAGCTTACGGCTGATGATGCCAGTCAATTGATTAGTAAACGGCCCGATAGCGGATGGGAAAGCGTTGAGGCATTTAGAGCTCAGTTAGAAAAGCAGTTTCCGGTGAAGGGGAAAGAGGCCTCCGCGGATAGTTATATGACGGTGAACAGTAATTTCTTCACGGTTTATACCACCGGGCGTACCGACAATCTGACTCTGCGATTTGTTGATAATTTGTACCTAGATGAAGAGACCAGAGAGGCTAGCCGCTGGTTACATCGATATCGAACTATTGAGTAG
- the gspI gene encoding type II secretion system minor pseudopilin GspI: MRKMRNEQGMTLLEVMVAMAIFSCAALALMNTVTVSSHYTLQLGETLRASWVAENQMAEARLTRRTFTDQPSGNEEIGGQTWYWQARLAQMPSGVKVNEVIVFREGEEEHPLVTLRDASLVGGTK; the protein is encoded by the coding sequence ATGAGAAAGATGCGCAATGAGCAAGGCATGACTCTGCTGGAAGTCATGGTAGCCATGGCTATCTTCTCTTGCGCAGCGTTAGCTTTGATGAATACCGTAACTGTCAGCAGTCACTACACCCTACAGTTGGGGGAAACGTTACGCGCCAGTTGGGTGGCAGAAAACCAGATGGCGGAAGCTCGGCTAACCCGCCGTACCTTTACCGATCAACCCAGTGGTAATGAAGAGATTGGTGGGCAGACCTGGTACTGGCAGGCGCGATTAGCGCAGATGCCGTCTGGCGTAAAAGTGAATGAAGTTATCGTCTTTCGCGAAGGTGAGGAGGAACATCCGTTGGTTACACTACGTGATGCTTCGCTGGTCGGAGGAACCAAATGA
- the gspH gene encoding type II secretion system minor pseudopilin GspH, protein MSSHRSRGFTLLEVMLTLVIFAISATIVVMTLPSKSGPGVFGEQFKTLVDYGSSKAVMEGSIVGLTLTYQGYQLMILKGNGEGAQDSLQWQPLVAGRITTQGEFPEDLRVTIEPQKMALSLNDAPQIIFLPDGEVSLFRLTFEGEDRKDVYSVVSQGASPVEVVNGYGNEAKEAKDEKDAQ, encoded by the coding sequence ATGTCCAGCCATCGCTCCCGAGGTTTTACGCTACTTGAAGTCATGCTAACGCTGGTGATCTTTGCCATCAGCGCCACCATTGTGGTGATGACATTACCTTCAAAAAGCGGGCCGGGAGTGTTTGGCGAACAGTTTAAAACGCTGGTGGATTATGGATCAAGCAAGGCTGTCATGGAGGGAAGCATTGTTGGCCTGACGTTAACCTATCAGGGATATCAGTTGATGATTCTGAAAGGGAACGGAGAGGGCGCACAGGATAGCTTGCAATGGCAGCCGCTTGTGGCGGGGCGTATCACCACCCAAGGCGAGTTCCCGGAGGATCTGCGCGTCACCATTGAGCCGCAGAAAATGGCACTGAGTTTAAACGATGCGCCACAAATTATTTTTTTACCGGACGGTGAGGTCAGTTTATTCAGACTGACATTCGAGGGGGAGGACAGAAAAGATGTCTATTCTGTTGTCTCTCAAGGGGCATCTCCGGTTGAGGTGGTAAACGGCTACGGTAACGAAGCTAAAGAGGCAAAAGATGAGAAAGATGCGCAATGA
- a CDS encoding glycosyl hydrolase family 18 protein: MKLMKPNILALIIATLAAPAWAAVPGKPSLGSGNDKFAIIEVDQSATAYNDLVKVHDSATVTVEWSIWSGDTGKTAKVLFDGKEVWSGSAGSSTGKATFAVKKGGRYQEQVEVCNDSGCTKSDSKLVIVADTDGSHLLPLAPTMKENNKTFSKHTDKVIGAYYAEWGVYDRNFPVDKIPAANLNHILYGFVPICGGNGINDSLKTVDGGSSFAALERSCAGRQDFQVAIHDPWAAIQKPQAGVTAWDDPYKGNFGQLMALKKAYPDLKVLPSIGGWTLSDPFYQLNDKTKRDRFVASVKEYLKTWKFFDGVDIDWEFPGGGGENEKLGNPQVDKVTYTALMRELRDMLNSLSAETGRTYELTSAIGVGSDKIEDVDYGTAQQYMDHIFMMSYDFYGAWSMTDLGHQTALYAPAFRPDTNYTADNGLKALLAQGVDPKKLVLGAAMYGRGWTGVRGYTAGNPFTGTATGPVKGTWESGIADYREIVNKYRNGSGWTYTYDTVAQAPYLFNSSTGDLITYDDARSVAAKGQYVLDKGLGGMFAWEIDADNGDILNAMNESLLGTSSGGGGGEVTPPAPVNQPPVATAADQNVTGPVQVTLDGSASMDPEGGKLTYLWSKVSGPTVTLTNAATSKAKFSAPAVTTDQTYVFQLKVTDDKGLSNAIEVKVVNKAPKANQAPIVNLIDSISVASGESVSLHAQAGDPDGDTLTYQWTVPGELSAGATNTGDLTITGPVVTSDTTYNVSVMVSDGKTSTQASTRVTVTPPPAPEPTPEPTPTPNPDEGNTGGGGSGGGATGSCSNPVDPAAASQPAWSASKVYNGGETVSFNNLVWKAKYWTQNNQPGFGADQWELVSKVKLSWRADIVYNGGETTSFNGSEWKAKWWTKGDEPGKGDVWVKQGASDCK; the protein is encoded by the coding sequence ATGAAATTAATGAAGCCCAATATTCTGGCATTGATTATTGCCACCCTAGCAGCTCCTGCGTGGGCTGCTGTTCCTGGTAAACCGTCATTAGGTAGTGGTAATGATAAGTTTGCTATTATCGAAGTCGACCAAAGTGCAACTGCTTACAATGATTTAGTCAAAGTCCATGATAGCGCTACCGTTACGGTAGAGTGGAGTATCTGGAGTGGCGATACCGGAAAAACAGCCAAAGTACTGTTTGATGGTAAAGAGGTCTGGAGTGGTTCCGCTGGCAGTAGTACTGGCAAAGCTACTTTTGCGGTGAAAAAAGGTGGACGCTATCAGGAACAGGTGGAGGTCTGTAATGATAGCGGCTGTACTAAAAGTGATAGTAAGCTTGTTATCGTTGCGGATACCGACGGTAGCCACTTACTCCCACTGGCACCAACGATGAAAGAAAACAATAAAACGTTCAGCAAACATACGGATAAAGTGATTGGCGCCTACTATGCCGAGTGGGGCGTTTATGATCGTAATTTCCCGGTTGATAAAATACCTGCCGCTAACCTGAACCATATTCTGTATGGTTTTGTGCCTATTTGTGGCGGCAATGGTATTAACGACAGCTTAAAAACTGTTGATGGGGGTAGCAGCTTTGCAGCATTAGAGCGTTCTTGTGCTGGTCGTCAGGATTTCCAGGTGGCGATTCATGACCCTTGGGCTGCCATTCAGAAACCGCAAGCTGGCGTTACCGCCTGGGACGACCCCTACAAAGGTAACTTTGGCCAACTGATGGCGCTGAAAAAGGCCTATCCGGACCTGAAAGTACTACCTTCTATTGGCGGTTGGACGCTGTCCGATCCATTCTATCAACTGAATGATAAAACCAAGCGCGACCGCTTTGTTGCATCAGTCAAAGAGTATCTGAAAACCTGGAAATTCTTTGACGGTGTGGATATTGACTGGGAATTCCCGGGCGGTGGCGGTGAAAACGAGAAATTAGGTAATCCACAGGTCGATAAAGTTACCTATACCGCGTTAATGCGTGAGTTACGAGATATGTTAAATAGCTTAAGTGCTGAAACCGGTCGTACCTATGAGTTAACCTCAGCGATTGGTGTTGGTAGCGACAAAATTGAAGACGTTGATTACGGTACTGCACAACAGTATATGGATCATATCTTTATGATGAGCTATGACTTCTATGGTGCGTGGAGTATGACCGATCTGGGCCACCAAACTGCACTGTATGCACCGGCATTCAGACCTGATACCAACTATACAGCAGATAACGGATTAAAAGCCTTGTTAGCTCAGGGTGTTGATCCGAAGAAGCTGGTATTGGGTGCAGCGATGTATGGTCGTGGCTGGACTGGCGTACGCGGATATACTGCCGGTAATCCATTTACCGGTACTGCCACCGGACCAGTGAAAGGTACATGGGAAAGTGGTATTGCGGACTATCGTGAAATTGTCAACAAGTACAGAAATGGTTCTGGCTGGACTTATACCTACGATACAGTCGCACAAGCCCCTTACCTGTTTAACTCTTCAACCGGTGATTTAATTACCTATGATGATGCCCGTTCTGTCGCAGCAAAAGGCCAGTATGTTCTGGATAAAGGTCTGGGCGGTATGTTTGCCTGGGAAATTGATGCCGATAACGGCGATATCCTGAATGCCATGAACGAAAGCCTGTTGGGTACCAGTTCTGGCGGTGGCGGCGGTGAAGTTACACCTCCAGCTCCGGTTAACCAGCCTCCGGTAGCAACGGCTGCTGACCAAAATGTCACAGGTCCGGTACAAGTTACTCTGGATGGTTCAGCCTCTATGGATCCGGAAGGTGGCAAGTTAACTTACCTGTGGAGCAAAGTGTCTGGTCCAACAGTCACATTAACCAATGCTGCAACTTCAAAAGCGAAGTTTAGCGCACCGGCGGTTACCACTGACCAAACCTATGTATTCCAGCTGAAAGTGACTGATGACAAAGGCCTGAGCAATGCGATTGAAGTAAAAGTCGTTAACAAAGCGCCTAAAGCCAACCAGGCACCGATTGTTAATCTGATCGATAGCATTTCTGTTGCATCTGGCGAATCCGTGTCATTGCATGCGCAAGCAGGCGATCCGGATGGTGATACCCTGACCTACCAGTGGACCGTTCCAGGTGAATTATCAGCAGGGGCTACTAATACGGGCGATTTAACTATCACCGGGCCGGTTGTCACCTCTGATACTACTTATAACGTATCCGTCATGGTTAGCGATGGTAAAACCAGTACTCAAGCCAGTACTCGCGTTACCGTAACACCTCCTCCAGCTCCGGAACCAACTCCAGAGCCAACACCAACGCCGAATCCGGATGAGGGTAACACTGGCGGCGGCGGAAGTGGCGGTGGTGCAACTGGTAGCTGTTCTAACCCAGTCGACCCGGCAGCGGCCAGCCAACCAGCGTGGTCAGCTTCTAAGGTTTACAACGGTGGAGAAACAGTAAGCTTCAACAATCTGGTATGGAAAGCGAAATACTGGACTCAAAACAACCAGCCTGGATTTGGTGCCGATCAGTGGGAATTGGTCAGCAAAGTCAAACTGTCCTGGCGTGCGGATATCGTCTATAACGGCGGTGAAACAACTTCCTTCAATGGCTCCGAGTGGAAAGCCAAATGGTGGACCAAAGGTGACGAACCTGGCAAAGGCGATGTTTGGGTTAAACAAGGCGCTTCTGATTGTAAATAA
- the gspM gene encoding type II secretion system protein GspM, with amino-acid sequence MKEKLIAYFNARAPRERVLMVLGVITLLWGVLFYGLWIPLQNAVQEGWQAISRSQDTITWMQEQAEDRDLPTYQLIAADPKQAIEQSAAQAKVTLAQMQMAANSADIIIDNVPFSSLKSWLTTLNNTSGIRIENITMAPADNAGGVKVQLKLAWGPRV; translated from the coding sequence ATGAAAGAGAAACTAATTGCCTATTTTAATGCCAGAGCGCCGCGGGAACGAGTGCTGATGGTTTTAGGTGTGATAACTCTGCTGTGGGGAGTGCTGTTTTACGGTTTATGGATCCCTTTACAGAACGCAGTACAGGAAGGATGGCAGGCAATTTCCCGCTCTCAGGACACCATTACCTGGATGCAGGAGCAAGCGGAAGATCGCGATTTACCCACTTATCAACTGATTGCCGCCGATCCTAAACAGGCAATAGAACAGAGCGCGGCTCAGGCAAAAGTCACGTTGGCACAGATGCAAATGGCGGCTAACAGTGCCGATATCATCATTGATAACGTGCCTTTTTCGTCGCTAAAAAGTTGGCTGACAACGCTAAACAATACATCAGGAATTCGAATTGAGAACATAACCATGGCTCCGGCAGACAATGCTGGAGGGGTAAAAGTCCAGTTGAAGCTGGCCTGGGGCCCAAGAGTATGA